Proteins encoded within one genomic window of Flavobacterium oreochromis:
- a CDS encoding catalase — protein MSEQELILNMQTILQEKMEKDYAKGKTERDAHPRSLGLLKANFKIIKNLPIDLQVGIFQPGKIYKSFVRISNASGKVQSDKEKDIRGFAMKLIEIEGKRFDTTESHTQDFLMISHPTMPLGTIKLFRDAIYYAVKWNPLILAMKMFFTGNGKILKELNNAKKNQTSPLDLTYWSTTPYMYGDKQIKFRIVPTSNTKSELPKVLSENYLTENMITHLQKDIATFDFFIQPFSDEINTPIENAGIEWNSPFIKVAEIEIPIQNFNTEERFDLAEQLSFSPSNSLEAHRPIGGINRARIEIYKALSKFRHERDNKPIIEPTINDLNFK, from the coding sequence ATGAGCGAACAAGAACTAATATTAAATATGCAAACTATTCTCCAAGAAAAAATGGAGAAAGATTATGCTAAAGGTAAAACTGAAAGAGATGCACATCCTAGATCTTTAGGATTATTAAAAGCTAATTTCAAGATTATAAAAAACTTACCAATAGATTTACAAGTAGGCATATTTCAACCTGGTAAAATTTATAAATCTTTTGTAAGAATATCTAATGCTAGTGGAAAAGTACAATCTGATAAAGAAAAAGATATCAGAGGTTTTGCTATGAAACTTATTGAAATAGAAGGAAAACGTTTTGATACTACTGAAAGTCATACGCAAGATTTTTTAATGATATCTCATCCTACAATGCCTCTTGGCACTATAAAACTTTTTAGAGACGCTATATATTATGCAGTAAAATGGAATCCTTTGATTTTAGCAATGAAAATGTTTTTTACTGGTAATGGCAAAATTTTGAAAGAACTCAATAATGCTAAAAAAAATCAGACAAGCCCATTAGACTTAACTTATTGGAGTACAACACCCTATATGTATGGAGATAAACAAATAAAGTTTAGGATAGTTCCTACCTCCAATACTAAAAGCGAATTACCAAAAGTTCTTAGTGAAAATTATCTAACTGAAAATATGATAACGCATCTTCAAAAGGATATTGCAACATTTGATTTTTTTATTCAGCCTTTCAGTGATGAAATAAATACTCCTATAGAAAATGCTGGAATTGAATGGAATAGTCCTTTTATAAAAGTTGCAGAAATAGAAATTCCTATTCAAAATTTTAATACAGAAGAACGTTTTGATCTTGCTGAACAGTTATCATTTTCCCCATCTAATTCATTAGAAGCCCATAGACCAATTGGAGGAATAAACCGTGCTAGAATAGAGATTTATAAAGCTTTATCAAAATTTCGTCATGAACGAGATAATAAACCTATAATAGAACCGACAATAAATGATCTTAATTTTAAATAA
- a CDS encoding DoxX family protein produces the protein MNKFKSISFIVLRYLLALFMINAGAQHFIKPDFYTPFVPDFLPFKGFIILGSGIIELALGILLLLKNNLAKYAGLGIFILMLVFLPIHIKDVLVENPSIGSHKLAIIRLPFQFIFLAWSWGIWNHLKKQNETSENKQ, from the coding sequence ATGAACAAATTTAAATCAATTAGTTTCATAGTATTACGCTATTTACTTGCGCTATTTATGATAAATGCTGGTGCTCAACACTTTATTAAACCTGATTTTTATACTCCTTTTGTTCCTGATTTTCTTCCTTTTAAAGGATTTATTATACTCGGATCAGGGATTATAGAATTAGCTTTAGGTATCTTATTACTTTTAAAGAACAATTTAGCAAAATATGCAGGATTGGGAATTTTTATATTAATGCTAGTCTTTTTACCTATACATATTAAAGATGTATTAGTTGAAAATCCTTCTATAGGATCTCATAAATTAGCTATCATACGCTTACCTTTCCAATTTATATTTTTAGCTTGGTCATGGGGTATTTGGAACCATTTAAAAAAACAAAACGAAACTTCAGAAAATAAACAATAA
- a CDS encoding DUF2834 domain-containing protein: MKRKHIYLLLSILGICYTWFFNIQYFQTAVDPSLLNFFRDAKCSLPAQSLEADLKVVVLTFFAFYIPDAIRLKIKYWWTLIPLTFLIAVAFTFPFYLFLRELALEKENN; this comes from the coding sequence ATGAAAAGAAAACATATCTATTTATTATTAAGTATCTTGGGAATTTGCTACACTTGGTTTTTTAATATTCAATATTTTCAAACAGCAGTGGATCCTTCTCTTCTAAATTTCTTTAGAGATGCAAAATGTAGTCTTCCTGCACAATCACTAGAAGCAGATTTAAAGGTAGTAGTTCTAACGTTCTTTGCTTTTTACATTCCTGATGCTATCCGTTTGAAAATTAAATATTGGTGGACTTTAATTCCTCTCACTTTTTTAATTGCTGTCGCTTTTACATTTCCTTTTTATTTATTTCTAAGAGAATTAGCTCTTGAAAAAGAAAATAATTAA
- a CDS encoding NAD-dependent epimerase/dehydratase family protein produces MKKTAIILGATGLTGSYLLKLLLTSENYEKVKIFTRKSTGIKHPKLDEITGDILHLEKYSKDFKADEVFVVLVQLKLKHLIKKNILLLIMVYLLMLLNYVYKTTFLLLA; encoded by the coding sequence ATGAAAAAAACTGCTATCATACTTGGAGCCACAGGACTTACTGGAAGTTATTTATTAAAATTATTATTAACAAGTGAAAATTATGAAAAAGTAAAAATATTTACGCGAAAAAGTACTGGTATAAAACACCCAAAGTTAGATGAAATTACAGGAGATATTCTTCATTTGGAGAAATATTCTAAAGATTTTAAAGCAGATGAAGTTTTTGTTGTATTGGTACAACTAAAGCTCAAACACCTAATAAAGAAGAATATTTTGCTATTGATTATGGTATACCTGTTAATGCTGCTAAATTATGTGTACAAAACAACATTTCTACTTTTAGCGTAA
- a CDS encoding DinB family protein: protein MDLEKIIFQLDYTTNEILNFINTTTEAERNFKKQENWNIPEILEHVYLTDQIIFSIISKPSSTISTQTEIVGNDKIREGLMDKRKEQKILAPEFLLPKGEFKEMTILTEVFINEREAFKIALKKGEVLVDNRVHKHPKIGDMTIVDWLNFMIHHTQRHIEQMKDNLSDFRAK from the coding sequence ATGGATCTAGAAAAAATTATATTCCAATTGGATTATACTACTAATGAAATATTGAATTTCATAAATACTACAACAGAAGCTGAACGAAATTTTAAAAAGCAAGAAAATTGGAATATTCCCGAAATTTTAGAGCATGTTTATTTAACTGATCAAATTATCTTTTCTATTATTTCGAAACCTTCTTCTACAATAAGTACTCAGACTGAAATTGTTGGAAATGACAAAATAAGAGAAGGTTTAATGGATAAAAGAAAAGAGCAAAAAATTTTAGCCCCTGAATTTCTTTTACCAAAAGGAGAATTTAAAGAAATGACTATTCTTACAGAAGTTTTTATTAACGAACGAGAAGCTTTTAAAATTGCCCTAAAGAAAGGTGAAGTATTAGTAGATAATAGGGTTCATAAGCATCCTAAAATAGGAGATATGACCATTGTAGATTGGTTAAATTTCATGATTCATCATACCCAAAGACATATTGAACAAATGAAAGATAATTTGAGTGATTTTAGGGCTAAATAA
- a CDS encoding ketopantoate reductase family protein, which yields MKLAGIQATLSQDILSIIWEKFIFLSPIATATSYYNRCIGDVISTSESLETIKLLIEEVKILAQAKGIIISKDITEKTLMKYSSLPYHTTSSMHNDFKNKKEYTELETLTGYIIKSAVDFGIKTPTYSKLYKILIDK from the coding sequence ATGAAACTAGCGGGTATTCAAGCTACTTTATCTCAAGATATTTTATCTATAATTTGGGAAAAATTTATTTTTCTTTCTCCTATTGCTACAGCTACTAGTTATTATAATAGATGTATTGGAGATGTTATTTCTACATCTGAAAGCTTAGAAACTATAAAATTATTAATAGAAGAGGTAAAGATACTAGCTCAAGCAAAAGGTATTATTATTTCAAAAGATATAACAGAAAAAACTCTTATGAAATATTCATCTTTACCTTATCATACAACTTCATCTATGCACAATGATTTTAAAAATAAAAAAGAGTATACTGAATTAGAAACATTAACAGGATACATCATTAAATCAGCGGTGGATTTTGGAATAAAAACCCCTACATATTCAAAATTATATAAAATTCTTATTGATAAATAA
- a CDS encoding ketopantoate reductase family protein, whose translation MKTKILIAGVGGVGGYFGGLLASCFNNSDAIEINFLARGEHLKIIKNQGLTVLKEGADFIAKPFIASDNSFDFGVVDLIIITTKSYDLDDVILQLDPCIAKHTILLPLLNGVNSKERIKRKYPNNIVLEGCVYIVSRLREAGVVENIGNIETLFLEMLNIEMIN comes from the coding sequence ATGAAAACGAAAATATTGATAGCAGGAGTAGGAGGGGTTGGAGGATATTTTGGAGGATTGTTAGCTAGTTGTTTTAATAATAGTGATGCTATTGAAATTAATTTCTTAGCTCGTGGTGAACATTTAAAAATTATTAAAAATCAAGGGCTTACTGTTTTAAAAGAAGGAGCTGATTTTATTGCTAAACCTTTTATTGCATCTGATAATTCATTTGATTTTGGAGTAGTAGATTTAATAATCATAACTACTAAAAGTTATGATCTTGATGATGTAATTTTACAACTAGATCCATGTATTGCTAAGCATACTATTTTACTCCCTTTACTTAATGGTGTTAATAGCAAAGAGCGAATAAAAAGAAAATATCCTAATAATATTGTATTAGAAGGATGTGTATATATTGTTTCACGTTTAAGAGAAGCAGGTGTAGTTGAAAATATAGGTAATATTGAAACTCTTTTTTTGGAGATGTTGAATATAGAGATGATAAATTAA
- a CDS encoding glycosyltransferase family 2 protein — protein sequence MKMKISVALCTYNGEKYLKEQILSILNQTKKVDEIIICDDISSDNTFSIINNFAKENPNIFKIYKNENNLKSVKNFEKAINLCNGDIIFLSDQDDIWCNNKVEDYIKYFIEHPEINVIASNGFYIDENSKKHEMYSIWDVPKFLKEKKIDFNYHQLTILGRNIATGASMAFRRIIIEDILPFPTIDNFHHDEWIAMITSSKNQFSFLDKQYFYYRIHNNQQVGGVFIKKTNLKNKNYWIFLILKALLILSIYTRKE from the coding sequence ATGAAAATGAAAATCTCCGTTGCATTATGCACCTATAACGGTGAAAAATATCTCAAGGAGCAAATCCTTTCTATATTAAATCAAACAAAAAAAGTAGATGAAATTATTATTTGTGATGATATATCTTCTGACAATACTTTTTCAATTATAAATAATTTTGCAAAAGAAAACCCTAATATTTTTAAAATTTATAAAAATGAGAATAACCTTAAAAGTGTTAAAAATTTCGAAAAAGCAATAAATTTATGCAATGGAGATATTATTTTCTTATCAGATCAAGATGATATATGGTGTAATAACAAAGTAGAAGATTATATAAAATATTTTATAGAACATCCAGAAATCAATGTAATCGCATCAAACGGTTTTTATATAGATGAAAATTCTAAAAAGCATGAGATGTATTCTATATGGGATGTTCCTAAATTTTTAAAAGAAAAGAAAATAGATTTTAATTATCATCAATTAACTATACTAGGTAGAAATATAGCTACTGGTGCATCAATGGCTTTTAGGAGAATTATAATTGAAGACATCTTACCTTTCCCTACAATAGATAATTTTCATCATGATGAGTGGATTGCTATGATTACAAGTTCAAAAAATCAATTTAGCTTCTTAGATAAACAATACTTTTACTATAGAATACACAACAACCAACAAGTTGGAGGAGTTTTTATAAAAAAAACAAATCTGAAAAACAAAAATTATTGGATATTTTTAATTTTGAAAGCCCTATTAATTCTTTCAATATATACAAGAAAAGAATAA
- a CDS encoding MBOAT family O-acyltransferase, which yields MLFNTLDFALFLPLVFILYWFITNNNLKLQNILLLVASYYFYSCWDWRFLFLLIFSTLLDYFTGLKIDKSVSRNKKLFWLWLSIIINAGFLGFFKYYNFFVTEFTHLISVFGYQINSWSLKIILPVGISFYTFHGLSYVIDIYYGRIKAEKNFVDYSLFVSFFPLLVAGPIERATHLLPQIKVSRKFNYHKSVDGLRQILWGLFKKIVIADQCAEMANIIFGNYQEYSSISLIGGAIFFTFQIYGDFSGYSDIALGTARLFGIELLRNFAFPYFSRDIAEFWRRWHISLSSWFKDYLYIPLGGSKGGTLMRVRNTFIIFIVSGFWHGANWTFIVWGLLNALYIIPSIIFKTNRNYLEIVAKGKLLPSLKESIQITSTFALTIFAWIFFRSLDMNNALNFIIRLFSFTEGLHLNVREDLIIPIIIFFLIEWIGRDQEYAIANFGLKWASSLRYTFYIAIIICLFWFGGKEQQFIYFDF from the coding sequence ATGTTATTCAACACTTTAGATTTCGCATTATTTTTACCTTTAGTCTTTATTTTATATTGGTTTATAACTAATAACAATTTAAAATTACAGAATATTCTACTTTTAGTTGCTAGCTATTATTTTTATTCTTGCTGGGACTGGAGGTTTTTATTTTTATTAATCTTTTCAACATTATTAGATTATTTTACTGGGTTAAAGATTGACAAATCAGTTTCTAGAAATAAAAAATTATTTTGGCTTTGGTTAAGTATCATAATAAATGCAGGCTTTTTAGGATTCTTCAAGTATTATAATTTTTTTGTTACTGAATTTACTCATCTAATTTCAGTTTTCGGATATCAAATCAATTCTTGGTCGCTAAAAATAATTTTACCTGTTGGAATATCTTTCTATACTTTTCATGGTTTATCATATGTTATTGACATTTACTATGGTAGAATAAAAGCAGAAAAAAATTTCGTAGATTACTCATTATTTGTGAGTTTTTTTCCTCTTTTAGTAGCAGGCCCTATTGAAAGAGCAACTCATTTATTACCACAAATCAAAGTATCACGTAAATTTAATTATCACAAAAGTGTAGATGGTTTAAGACAAATATTATGGGGATTATTTAAAAAAATTGTTATTGCTGATCAATGCGCCGAAATGGCCAACATCATTTTTGGAAACTATCAAGAATATTCAAGTATTAGTTTAATAGGTGGTGCTATCTTTTTTACTTTTCAAATTTATGGTGATTTTTCTGGATATTCGGATATAGCTTTAGGAACAGCTCGATTATTTGGTATTGAACTACTCCGCAATTTTGCATTCCCATACTTTTCAAGAGATATAGCTGAATTCTGGAGAAGATGGCATATTTCATTATCTTCTTGGTTCAAAGATTATCTATATATACCACTTGGAGGTAGTAAAGGAGGGACTTTGATGCGTGTAAGAAATACTTTTATTATTTTTATTGTAAGTGGTTTTTGGCATGGAGCAAACTGGACTTTTATAGTTTGGGGATTACTTAATGCATTATACATTATACCATCTATTATTTTCAAAACGAATAGAAATTATTTAGAAATAGTTGCCAAAGGAAAATTATTACCCTCATTAAAAGAAAGTATTCAAATAACATCTACCTTTGCTTTAACCATTTTTGCGTGGATTTTCTTTAGATCCTTAGACATGAATAATGCTTTAAACTTTATCATTAGACTTTTTAGCTTTACAGAAGGATTGCACCTAAATGTTAGAGAAGATCTTATTATTCCCATTATCATCTTCTTCTTAATAGAATGGATTGGAAGAGACCAAGAATATGCTATAGCAAATTTCGGTTTAAAATGGGCCTCATCACTCCGATATACATTTTATATAGCCATAATTATTTGTTTATTTTGGTTTGGAGGGAAAGAACAACAATTTATATATTTTGATTTTTAA
- a CDS encoding alginate O-acetyltransferase AlgX-related protein has translation MYLFSDNAYISKTYHVKTNKSLFSTNNNFCLFYKDDLDFRKKRCDRSAIEQTNKYLNNLSKILNSKNIKLITLISPDKYDIYYPYFQNKDKYPAPIFFNIFNSLPKNYIYLDSKSILKEEINKEKDVYLFDDTHWGALAAKSIALNIKKLLK, from the coding sequence TTGTATCTATTTAGTGATAATGCGTATATATCAAAAACATATCACGTAAAAACTAATAAATCATTATTTAGTACAAATAATAATTTTTGTCTCTTTTACAAAGATGATTTAGATTTCAGAAAAAAAAGATGTGATAGAAGTGCTATAGAGCAAACAAATAAATATTTAAATAATTTATCTAAAATATTAAACTCAAAAAATATAAAATTAATAACATTAATAAGTCCAGATAAATATGATATCTACTATCCATATTTTCAAAATAAAGATAAATATCCAGCCCCAATCTTCTTTAATATATTCAACTCTTTACCAAAAAATTATATATACTTAGACAGTAAGAGTATATTGAAAGAAGAAATAAATAAAGAGAAAGATGTTTACTTATTTGACGATACCCATTGGGGGGCATTAGCAGCAAAATCAATAGCTTTAAACATTAAGAAATTATTAAAATAA
- a CDS encoding glycosyltransferase, whose product MKISVCMITYNHEKYIKQAIESVLMQVTDFDFELIISNDNSNDYTDKVINDLLTSHPKANRIKYIKNQQNLGMMLNFVQALQNCQGEYVALCEGDDYWTDPKKIQKQVDFLDKNPSFSICYHSVAIDDGTTISEDHITKKVNEHTTIHDLALGNYIHTCSVVYRNNLFVNFPDYFYDAPVGDYFIHLLNAQYGDIYHISEKMANYRIHNSSYWSSKADKERISIWIEFLEKITPLFNTEVQLILKKQIASHIKNKKK is encoded by the coding sequence ATGAAAATAAGTGTTTGCATGATTACCTATAATCATGAGAAATATATAAAACAAGCAATTGAAAGTGTTTTAATGCAAGTAACAGATTTTGATTTTGAATTAATAATCTCAAATGATAATTCTAATGACTATACGGATAAAGTAATCAATGATCTTTTAACATCTCATCCAAAAGCAAATAGAATAAAATATATTAAAAACCAACAAAATCTAGGTATGATGCTAAATTTTGTGCAGGCACTCCAAAACTGCCAAGGAGAATATGTTGCTTTATGTGAAGGTGATGATTATTGGACAGACCCTAAAAAAATACAAAAACAAGTAGATTTTTTAGATAAAAATCCTAGTTTTTCAATTTGTTACCATTCAGTTGCTATTGATGACGGTACTACAATTTCGGAAGATCACATTACTAAAAAAGTTAATGAACATACCACAATACATGATTTAGCTTTAGGAAATTACATACATACATGTTCAGTTGTTTATAGAAACAATTTATTTGTCAATTTTCCTGACTATTTTTATGATGCACCAGTTGGTGATTATTTTATACATCTCCTAAACGCTCAATACGGAGATATATATCATATATCTGAAAAAATGGCGAATTACCGTATTCATAACTCTTCCTATTGGTCTAGTAAAGCTGATAAAGAACGAATTTCAATTTGGATTGAATTCTTAGAAAAAATAACCCCATTATTTAATACTGAAGTTCAATTAATTCTTAAAAAACAAATAGCTTCACATATCAAGAATAAAAAAAAATAG